The following proteins are encoded in a genomic region of Streptomyces sp. SLBN-31:
- a CDS encoding SDR family oxidoreductase: MAGMATHVITGAGSGIGAAVARRLHARGDELVLHARDAGRAKELAARFPGARTLVGDLADPDKLSWAFSHQALPDRVDSLLHIAGVVDLGPVGELTPKAWRHQLNVNLISPAELTRHFLPQLRAARGHVVFVNSGAGLAAHADWSAYAASKHGLKALADSLRHEEHGNGVRVTSVYPGRTASPMQAKVHQQEGKEYDAARWIDPESVATTILMAVDLPEDAEVNDLTVRPGR, translated from the coding sequence ATGGCGGGCATGGCTACACATGTGATCACCGGGGCGGGCTCCGGCATCGGCGCGGCCGTCGCCCGCCGCCTCCACGCGCGCGGCGACGAACTGGTGCTCCACGCGCGCGACGCGGGACGCGCGAAGGAGCTGGCCGCCCGGTTTCCCGGCGCCCGGACGCTCGTGGGGGACCTCGCCGACCCGGACAAGCTGTCCTGGGCGTTCTCGCACCAGGCACTCCCGGACCGCGTGGACTCGCTGCTGCACATCGCCGGCGTGGTCGACCTCGGCCCGGTCGGCGAACTCACCCCCAAGGCCTGGCGGCACCAGCTCAACGTCAACCTGATCTCCCCGGCCGAACTGACCCGCCACTTCCTGCCCCAGCTGCGGGCCGCCCGCGGGCACGTGGTGTTCGTCAACTCCGGCGCGGGCCTGGCCGCCCACGCCGACTGGTCCGCGTACGCCGCCTCCAAGCACGGCCTCAAGGCCCTCGCCGACTCCCTGCGCCACGAGGAGCACGGCAACGGCGTCCGCGTCACCTCCGTCTACCCGGGCCGCACCGCCAGCCCGATGCAGGCCAAGGTCCACCAGCAGGAGGGCAAGGAGTACGACGCCGCCCGGTGGATCGACCCCGAGTCGGTCGCCACGACGATCCTGATGGCGGTCGACCTGCCCGAGGACGCCGAGGTCAACGACCTGACGGTGAGGCCGGGCCGGTGA
- a CDS encoding methionine synthase, with protein MTATLFGPATGIGSLPGGDAREAVKAVTGTFEDFPHLPELPARGPGADMIGRTAGMLVELYARVEPSGWRLGDRPGRDTKRARSWLVEDLDALEEFTQGYEGPLKVQAVGPWTLAANLELRNGEAALGDPGACRDLAASLAEGLRLHLAEVGRRIPGARLVLQLDEPSLTVVLRGQVRTASGYRTHRAVDRQVVEATLRDVLGVHGDGPTVVHSCAPDVPFALLRRAGAAAVSFDFSLLTERDDDVIGEAVEGGTRLFAGVVPGTDGPLSDPAGSVMGVRTLWRRLGLRPGLLAEAVTITPSCGLAGASPAYARGALAHCVRAARSLADNPE; from the coding sequence GTGACCGCGACCCTGTTCGGCCCGGCCACCGGCATCGGCTCCCTGCCCGGCGGTGACGCCCGGGAGGCCGTCAAGGCGGTCACCGGCACCTTCGAGGACTTCCCCCACCTGCCCGAGCTCCCCGCCCGCGGCCCCGGCGCGGACATGATCGGCCGCACCGCCGGGATGCTCGTCGAGCTGTACGCGCGCGTGGAGCCCAGTGGCTGGCGGCTCGGGGACCGTCCGGGACGCGACACCAAGCGGGCGCGGTCCTGGCTCGTCGAGGACCTCGACGCCCTGGAGGAGTTCACCCAGGGCTACGAGGGCCCGCTGAAGGTGCAGGCGGTGGGCCCCTGGACGCTCGCGGCCAACCTGGAGCTGAGGAACGGCGAGGCGGCCCTCGGCGACCCCGGGGCGTGCCGGGACCTGGCCGCGTCGCTGGCCGAGGGCCTGCGCCTGCACCTGGCCGAGGTCGGCCGGCGCATCCCCGGCGCACGACTCGTCCTCCAGCTCGACGAACCGTCCCTCACCGTCGTGCTCCGCGGCCAGGTGAGGACCGCCAGCGGCTACCGCACCCACCGGGCCGTGGACCGGCAGGTCGTCGAGGCGACCCTCCGCGACGTCCTCGGGGTGCACGGCGACGGCCCCACCGTGGTCCACTCCTGCGCACCGGACGTCCCCTTCGCCCTGCTGCGAAGGGCGGGCGCGGCGGCGGTCTCCTTCGACTTCTCGCTTCTCACCGAGCGTGACGACGACGTGATCGGCGAGGCGGTGGAAGGCGGCACCCGGCTGTTCGCCGGTGTCGTGCCGGGGACGGACGGCCCATTGTCGGACCCTGCCGGTAGCGTCATGGGTGTCAGGACGTTGTGGCGCAGGCTGGGGCTGCGGCCGGGGCTTCTCGCGGAGGCGGTCACGATCACGCCGTCGTGCGGACTCGCGGGCGCTTCCCCCGCCTACGCGCGCGGGGCGCTCGCCCACTGCGTCCGGGCGGCGAGATCCCTCGCGGACAACCCAGAGTAA
- the ligA gene encoding NAD-dependent DNA ligase LigA, with protein sequence MAGDKQAETTVPAEAREKHAQLAEQIEEHRFRYYVKDAPVVSDADFDKLLRSLEALEDEYPELRTPDSPTQKVAGAYETEFTSVEHRSRMLSLDNAFNDEELAAWADRVAKDVGGSVYHLLCELKVDGLAVNLTYEHGRLTRAATRGDGRTGEDITPNVRTIAEIPDRLEGEEVPDLVEIRGEVYFPMEKFLELNERLVAAGDKPFANPRNAAAGSLRQKDPRVTASRPLHMVVHGIGALEGFGGMNRLSEAYDLLKTWGLPTSRHNRVVDGLDGVREFISYYGENRHSVEHEIDGVVVKLDEIRLQGRLGSTARAPRWAIAYKYAPEEVNTKLIDIKVGVGRTGRVTPYAQVEPVTVAGSEVEFATLHNQDVVKAKGVLIGDTVVIRKAGDVIPEILGPVVDLRDGSEREFVMPSECPECGTPLRPMKEGDIDLRCPNGRTCPAQLRERVSYLAGRECLDIEHFGDVAAAALTRPLEPADPPLVDEGDLFDLTVDKLLPIKAYVLDQDSGLPKRDPKTGEEKVVTVFANQKGEPKKNTLALLENIEAAKSRPFARFLNGLSIRHVGPVAAQALAREFRSIDRIEQASEQELASTDGVGPIIAAALKEWFAEDWHREIVRKWKAAGVPLEDQSSTEDEGPRPLEGLTVVVTGTLENFTRDGAKEALQTRGAKVTGSVSKKTSFVVVGDSPGSKYDKAMQLKVPVLDEDGFTVLLEQGPDAAAEVALPTEE encoded by the coding sequence GTGGCCGGCGACAAGCAAGCGGAGACGACGGTGCCCGCCGAGGCACGGGAGAAGCACGCGCAACTCGCTGAGCAGATCGAGGAGCACCGCTTCCGGTACTACGTGAAGGACGCCCCGGTCGTCAGCGACGCGGACTTCGACAAGCTCCTGCGTTCCCTGGAGGCGCTGGAGGACGAGTACCCGGAGCTGCGCACCCCGGACTCGCCGACGCAGAAGGTCGCGGGCGCGTACGAGACCGAGTTCACCTCCGTCGAGCACCGCTCGCGCATGCTCTCCCTGGACAACGCCTTCAACGACGAGGAACTGGCCGCCTGGGCGGACCGCGTCGCCAAGGACGTCGGCGGCTCCGTCTACCACCTGCTGTGCGAGCTGAAGGTCGACGGCCTCGCCGTCAACCTCACCTACGAGCACGGTCGTCTCACGCGCGCGGCGACCCGCGGCGACGGCCGTACCGGCGAGGACATCACGCCCAACGTCCGCACGATCGCGGAGATCCCGGACCGCCTCGAGGGCGAGGAGGTCCCCGACCTCGTGGAGATCCGCGGCGAGGTCTACTTCCCGATGGAGAAGTTCCTCGAACTCAACGAACGGCTGGTCGCCGCCGGTGACAAGCCGTTCGCCAACCCCCGCAACGCGGCCGCCGGTTCGCTGCGTCAGAAGGACCCGCGGGTCACCGCGAGCCGGCCGCTGCACATGGTCGTCCACGGCATCGGCGCCCTGGAGGGCTTCGGGGGCATGAACCGCCTCTCCGAGGCGTACGACCTGCTCAAGACCTGGGGCCTGCCGACCTCCCGGCACAACAGGGTCGTCGACGGCCTCGACGGCGTACGGGAGTTCATCTCGTACTACGGCGAGAACCGGCACTCCGTGGAGCACGAGATCGACGGCGTCGTCGTCAAGCTCGACGAGATCCGCCTCCAGGGCCGCCTGGGCTCCACGGCCCGCGCCCCGCGCTGGGCGATCGCCTACAAGTACGCGCCGGAAGAGGTCAACACCAAGCTCATCGACATCAAGGTGGGCGTCGGCCGCACCGGTCGCGTCACCCCCTACGCCCAGGTGGAGCCGGTCACCGTCGCGGGCAGCGAGGTCGAGTTCGCCACGCTGCACAACCAGGACGTCGTCAAGGCCAAGGGGGTGCTCATCGGCGACACCGTGGTCATCCGCAAGGCCGGTGACGTCATCCCGGAGATCCTCGGGCCGGTCGTCGACCTGCGGGACGGCAGCGAGCGGGAGTTCGTGATGCCGAGCGAGTGCCCGGAGTGCGGCACGCCGCTCAGGCCCATGAAGGAGGGCGACATCGACCTCCGCTGCCCCAACGGGCGCACCTGCCCGGCCCAGTTGCGGGAGCGGGTCTCCTACCTCGCCGGCCGCGAGTGCCTGGACATCGAGCACTTCGGCGACGTGGCCGCCGCCGCGCTCACCCGGCCGCTGGAGCCGGCCGACCCGCCGCTCGTCGACGAGGGCGACCTCTTCGACCTCACCGTGGACAAGCTGCTGCCCATCAAGGCCTACGTCCTGGACCAGGACAGCGGCCTGCCCAAGCGGGACCCCAAGACCGGTGAGGAGAAGGTCGTCACGGTCTTCGCCAACCAGAAGGGCGAGCCGAAGAAGAACACCCTGGCGCTGCTGGAGAACATCGAAGCGGCCAAGAGCCGTCCCTTCGCCCGGTTCCTCAACGGCCTCTCCATCCGCCACGTCGGCCCCGTCGCCGCGCAGGCCCTCGCCCGCGAGTTCCGCTCCATCGACCGGATCGAGCAGGCCTCCGAGCAGGAGCTGGCGAGCACCGACGGCGTCGGCCCGATCATCGCCGCCGCTCTCAAGGAGTGGTTCGCCGAGGACTGGCACCGGGAGATCGTGCGCAAGTGGAAGGCCGCCGGAGTCCCCCTGGAGGACCAGTCGTCCACCGAGGACGAGGGCCCCCGCCCTCTGGAGGGCCTCACCGTCGTCGTCACCGGCACGCTGGAGAACTTCACCCGCGACGGCGCCAAGGAGGCGCTGCAGACCCGCGGAGCGAAAGTCACCGGTTCCGTTTCGAAGAAGACGTCCTTCGTCGTCGTAGGTGACAGTCCGGGTTCGAAGTACGACAAGGCGATGCAGCTCAAGGTGCCTGTGCTCGACGAGGACGGCTTCACCGTCCTGCTGGAACAGGGACCGGACGCGGCGGCCGAAGTTGCGCTTCCGACAGAGGAGTAG
- a CDS encoding bifunctional diguanylate cyclase/phosphodiesterase: MEPTESAAPDSRLRRRRFTGVWRPSRWTGRPSERPGAEGRGTGQYTVTDVRGVPPLGTGHPPASPDGTDHERQLSWPALPAAVVSAAAFVLGAGFYRAFTGTHALFPSGTVGWSLAVLTGIIVGHLVMLGRSRWWGGTGSGAALTLAVLMLYGWVAAGMVSLTVVVLVGIARRGRWRAGVLHGSVDILGIGAGALVLGAFGRVPSVEKPWNPDTWTVYTAPEVVLVATAYLLVTRTLLWYLHAPRGGLPTVARTALVRQGLVAVALLGIAPLVCVVAVAQPVLLPLFAIPLIALDSTLWIARARAEEQLRDPLTGLPNRQWLLERIWTALDDAERIGARSALMLIDLDRFRSVNDTLGHLAGDRLLLQIADRLRVALPRGAEAARLGGDEFAVLLPVADSTTSATRVARGLVTALSSPLDLDGLTLVLEASAGVAVFPDHALDAEGLLRRADVAMYQAKRDRTGVEVYESKRDSNTPDRLGLLGDLRRALDAHEVQLHYQPKVRFDGQVAGLEALVRWVHPERGKVPPDEFIAIAESSGLMPHLTEYVLETALGQVAEWRSQGLYVPVAVNVSPRDVHTPGFAGSVAARLARHGVPAGALQLEITEHVLLEDPQRAADTLAGLTAHGVKMSLDDFGTGYSSLVHLRRLPVSELKIDRSFVARLAVDTEDAEIVRCTVDLAHSLGLLVVAEGVEDDETWERLRDLGCDAVQGWLVAAAMPPEETTAWLRARGSRGWQRPRAALPAAE; encoded by the coding sequence ATGGAACCGACCGAGAGCGCCGCCCCGGACTCACGGCTGCGCCGACGCCGGTTCACCGGTGTCTGGCGGCCGAGCCGGTGGACCGGGCGGCCGTCGGAGCGTCCGGGCGCGGAGGGGCGCGGCACCGGACAGTACACCGTGACGGACGTCCGTGGCGTGCCCCCGCTCGGCACCGGCCATCCGCCCGCGTCGCCGGACGGCACCGACCACGAACGGCAGCTGTCCTGGCCGGCGCTGCCCGCGGCGGTCGTCTCGGCCGCCGCGTTCGTCCTGGGCGCCGGGTTCTACCGGGCGTTCACCGGCACGCACGCGCTCTTCCCGTCCGGCACGGTCGGCTGGTCCCTGGCCGTGCTGACCGGCATCATCGTCGGTCATCTGGTGATGCTCGGCCGCTCCCGCTGGTGGGGCGGCACGGGCTCCGGCGCCGCCCTCACCCTCGCCGTCCTGATGCTCTACGGCTGGGTCGCGGCCGGCATGGTCAGCCTCACCGTCGTCGTGCTGGTCGGCATAGCCAGGCGGGGACGCTGGAGGGCCGGCGTGCTGCACGGCTCGGTCGACATCCTCGGCATCGGCGCCGGCGCCCTCGTGCTCGGCGCCTTCGGCCGGGTGCCGTCGGTCGAGAAGCCGTGGAACCCCGACACCTGGACGGTCTACACCGCCCCCGAGGTCGTCCTGGTCGCCACCGCCTACCTCCTGGTCACCCGCACCCTGCTGTGGTACCTGCACGCACCGCGCGGCGGACTGCCCACCGTCGCCCGCACCGCCCTGGTCAGACAGGGCCTGGTCGCGGTCGCCCTGCTCGGCATCGCCCCGCTGGTGTGCGTGGTCGCCGTCGCCCAGCCGGTGCTGCTGCCGCTGTTCGCCATCCCGCTGATCGCCCTCGACTCCACCCTGTGGATCGCCCGCGCGCGTGCAGAGGAGCAGCTGCGCGACCCGCTGACCGGGCTGCCCAACCGGCAGTGGCTGCTGGAGCGGATCTGGACCGCGCTCGACGACGCCGAGCGCATCGGCGCCCGGTCCGCCCTGATGCTCATCGACCTGGACCGCTTCCGGTCCGTCAACGACACCCTGGGCCACCTCGCCGGTGACCGGCTGCTGCTGCAGATAGCCGACCGGCTGCGGGTCGCACTGCCGCGCGGGGCGGAGGCCGCGCGGCTCGGCGGCGACGAGTTCGCCGTTTTACTGCCCGTAGCCGACTCCACGACGTCCGCGACCCGGGTCGCCCGCGGCCTGGTCACGGCGCTCAGCTCCCCGCTCGACCTCGACGGACTCACCCTGGTCCTGGAGGCCAGTGCGGGCGTCGCCGTCTTCCCCGACCACGCCCTGGACGCGGAGGGGCTGCTGCGGCGGGCGGACGTGGCGATGTACCAGGCGAAGCGGGACCGCACCGGGGTGGAGGTGTACGAGTCCAAGCGGGACTCGAACACGCCGGACCGGCTGGGGCTGCTGGGCGATCTGCGGCGCGCGCTGGACGCGCACGAGGTGCAGCTGCACTACCAGCCGAAGGTCCGCTTCGACGGACAGGTGGCGGGGCTCGAGGCGCTGGTGCGGTGGGTGCACCCCGAGCGGGGGAAGGTGCCGCCGGACGAGTTCATAGCGATAGCCGAGTCCTCGGGGCTGATGCCCCATCTCACGGAGTACGTGCTGGAGACGGCGCTCGGGCAGGTCGCCGAGTGGCGCTCGCAGGGTCTGTACGTGCCGGTGGCGGTCAACGTCTCGCCGCGCGATGTGCACACGCCCGGGTTCGCGGGCTCGGTGGCCGCGCGGCTCGCCCGGCACGGCGTGCCCGCGGGCGCGCTCCAGCTGGAGATAACGGAGCACGTGCTGCTGGAGGACCCGCAGCGGGCCGCGGACACGCTGGCCGGGCTGACCGCGCACGGCGTGAAGATGTCCCTGGACGACTTCGGAACCGGCTACTCGTCCCTGGTCCACCTGCGCCGGCTCCCGGTCAGCGAGCTGAAGATCGACCGGTCGTTCGTCGCGCGGCTGGCCGTCGACACCGAGGACGCCGAGATAGTGCGCTGCACGGTCGACCTCGCCCACTCGCTCGGCCTGCTGGTCGTCGCGGAGGGTGTGGAGGACGACGAGACCTGGGAGCGGCTGCGGGACCTCGGCTGTGACGCCGTACAGGGCTGGCTGGTGGCCGCGGCCATGCCACCCGAGGAGACCACGGCATGGCTGCGCGCCCGCGGCTCCCGCGGCTGGCAGCGCCCACGGGCCGCCCTGCCGGCGGCCGAGTAG
- a CDS encoding TetR/AcrR family transcriptional regulator, giving the protein MSIQTRRERERAERERLIVTAARELAETEGWDAVTTRRLAAEIEYSQPVLYSHFKGKDAIMAAVAVQGCADLAVELRAARTAAEGPREALAAVGEAYASFGRRRPALYDAMFTHAVDLPFATPQAPAPLQEAFGELVAVVEPIAAEGEDIGLLTETYWAGLHGLVTLMRSGRLPERAHDQRLALLIGHFTAAV; this is encoded by the coding sequence ATGTCGATTCAGACGCGCCGGGAGCGCGAACGAGCGGAACGCGAGCGGCTGATCGTCACGGCCGCGCGGGAGCTGGCGGAGACCGAGGGCTGGGACGCGGTGACCACCCGCCGCCTGGCGGCGGAGATCGAGTACAGCCAGCCGGTCCTCTACAGCCACTTCAAGGGCAAGGACGCGATCATGGCGGCGGTCGCGGTGCAGGGCTGCGCGGACCTCGCGGTGGAGCTACGGGCGGCGCGTACGGCGGCCGAGGGCCCACGCGAGGCGCTTGCGGCGGTGGGCGAGGCGTACGCGTCCTTCGGACGTCGGCGGCCGGCCCTGTACGACGCGATGTTCACCCACGCGGTGGACCTGCCGTTCGCCACCCCGCAGGCCCCGGCACCGCTGCAGGAGGCGTTCGGGGAGCTGGTCGCGGTGGTGGAGCCGATCGCGGCGGAGGGCGAGGACATCGGCCTGCTGACGGAGACCTACTGGGCGGGACTGCACGGCCTGGTCACGCTGATGCGCAGCGGCCGCCTCCCGGAGCGGGCCCACGACCAGCGACTGGCCCTGCTGATCGGGCATTTCACGGCCGCAGTCTGA
- a CDS encoding DUF4267 domain-containing protein, with the protein MTVAAYTLAVLLDLFCLFLGYRFLFQPGPAAAGYGVPADPAGDAGAYLSIKGSRDGALGVVGLLVLAFAGAHAEAWFMVGVSLIPFGDTLIVLRNGGAKAVAFGIHFATAIVVLISAALLFVV; encoded by the coding sequence ATGACCGTGGCCGCCTACACCCTGGCCGTCCTGCTCGACCTGTTCTGCCTGTTCCTCGGCTACCGCTTCCTGTTCCAGCCCGGCCCCGCCGCCGCCGGTTACGGCGTCCCGGCCGACCCCGCGGGCGACGCCGGCGCCTACCTCTCGATCAAGGGGTCCAGGGACGGCGCCCTCGGTGTCGTCGGCCTCCTCGTCCTGGCCTTCGCCGGCGCGCACGCCGAGGCCTGGTTCATGGTCGGCGTCTCCCTCATCCCGTTCGGCGACACCCTGATAGTCCTGCGCAACGGCGGCGCGAAGGCCGTGGCGTTCGGGATCCACTTCGCCACCGCGATCGTTGTACTCATCAGCGCCGCACTGCTCTTCGTGGTCTGA
- a CDS encoding cupin domain-containing protein has product MSLFVPKFDETVLVRDAEAEVVGSDPVAVRLLADSSASGGALSTVRVTLAEGADGARPHVHHNSAEMFYLLDGAAEVLSGDDVVTAERGDLIIVPPDRPHAFAAAPGATADLLIVITPGVERFEYFRHLQRIRLGEATVESVLEVQDLYDNHFLKSQAWDARR; this is encoded by the coding sequence ATGTCGCTGTTCGTGCCGAAGTTCGACGAAACCGTGCTGGTCCGCGACGCGGAGGCCGAGGTGGTCGGGTCAGACCCCGTCGCCGTGCGGCTGCTGGCCGACAGCAGCGCCAGCGGCGGCGCGCTGTCCACCGTGCGCGTCACCCTCGCCGAGGGCGCCGACGGAGCCCGCCCGCACGTGCACCACAACTCCGCCGAGATGTTCTACCTGCTCGACGGCGCCGCCGAGGTCCTCTCCGGCGACGACGTCGTCACCGCCGAGCGCGGCGACCTGATCATCGTCCCGCCGGACCGGCCGCACGCCTTCGCCGCCGCCCCGGGCGCCACGGCGGACCTGCTCATCGTCATCACACCGGGAGTGGAGCGCTTCGAGTACTTCCGCCACCTCCAGCGCATCCGCCTCGGCGAGGCCACGGTGGAGAGCGTCCTGGAGGTCCAGGACCTCTACGACAACCACTTCCTGAAGAGCCAGGCCTGGGACGCCCGACGCTGA
- the gatC gene encoding Asp-tRNA(Asn)/Glu-tRNA(Gln) amidotransferase subunit GatC — protein MPGITREEVAHLARLARLELKPEELEHFAGQLDDIIGAVARVSEVADQDVPPTSHPLPLTNVMRPDEVRPSLTPEQALSGAPAQEQQRFKVPQILGED, from the coding sequence ATGCCTGGCATCACGCGCGAGGAGGTCGCCCACCTCGCCCGGCTGGCGCGTCTGGAGCTGAAGCCCGAAGAGCTCGAACACTTCGCGGGACAGCTGGACGACATCATCGGCGCGGTCGCCCGCGTCAGCGAGGTCGCCGACCAAGACGTACCGCCGACCTCGCACCCGCTCCCGCTGACCAACGTCATGCGGCCGGACGAGGTCCGTCCGTCGCTCACCCCCGAGCAGGCGCTCTCCGGCGCCCCGGCCCAGGAGCAGCAGCGTTTCAAGGTGCCGCAGATCCTGGGGGAGGACTGA
- the gatA gene encoding Asp-tRNA(Asn)/Glu-tRNA(Gln) amidotransferase subunit GatA, with amino-acid sequence MTDIIKLTAAETAEKIASGELTAVQVTEAHLARIEAVDEKVHAFLHVDREGALAQARAVDAKRERGEKLGPLAGVPLALKDIFTTEGIPTTVGSKILEGWIPPYDATLTKRLKAADVVILGKTNMDEFAMGSSTENSAYGPTGNPWDLTRIPGGSGGGSSAALAAHMAPLAIGTDTGGSIRQPAAVTGTVGVKPTYGAVSRFGMVAFSSSLDQGGPCARTVLDAALLHEVIAGHDPLDSTSIDAPAPPVVEAARNGSVEGMRVGVVKQFRGEGYQAGVIQRFDESVALLKELGAEIVELDCPSFDLALSAYYLIAPSECSSNLARFDGLRYGLRTGDDGSHSAEEVTSLTREAGFGPEVKRRIMLGTYALSSGYYDAYYGSAQKVRTLITRDFEKAFEQVDVIVSPTTPTTAFAIGERADDPMAMYLADLCTIPTNLAGNAAMSLPCGLAPEDNLPVGLQIIAPALKDDRLYKVGAAVEAAFVERWGHPLLEEAPSL; translated from the coding sequence ATGACGGACATCATCAAGCTCACCGCCGCCGAGACCGCCGAGAAGATCGCTTCCGGCGAGCTGACGGCCGTCCAGGTCACCGAGGCCCACCTGGCCCGCATCGAGGCCGTCGACGAGAAGGTGCACGCCTTCCTGCACGTCGACCGCGAGGGCGCCCTCGCCCAGGCGCGGGCCGTGGACGCCAAGCGCGAGCGGGGCGAGAAGCTCGGCCCCCTCGCCGGCGTCCCGCTGGCGCTGAAGGACATCTTCACCACCGAGGGCATTCCCACGACCGTCGGTTCGAAGATCCTCGAGGGCTGGATCCCGCCGTACGACGCCACCCTCACCAAGCGCCTCAAGGCCGCCGACGTCGTCATCCTCGGCAAGACCAACATGGACGAGTTCGCCATGGGGTCGTCGACGGAGAACAGCGCCTACGGCCCGACCGGCAACCCCTGGGACCTCACCAGGATCCCGGGCGGTTCCGGCGGCGGCTCCTCCGCCGCGCTGGCCGCGCACATGGCGCCGCTGGCCATCGGCACCGACACCGGCGGTTCCATCCGCCAGCCGGCCGCCGTCACCGGCACGGTGGGCGTGAAGCCGACGTACGGAGCGGTCTCCCGCTTCGGCATGGTCGCCTTCTCGTCCTCCCTCGACCAGGGCGGCCCCTGCGCCCGTACGGTCCTGGACGCGGCCCTCCTCCACGAGGTCATCGCCGGCCACGACCCGCTGGACTCCACGTCCATCGACGCCCCCGCCCCGCCGGTCGTCGAGGCCGCCCGCAACGGCAGCGTCGAGGGCATGCGCGTCGGCGTCGTCAAGCAGTTCCGCGGCGAGGGCTACCAGGCCGGTGTCATCCAGCGCTTCGACGAGTCCGTCGCCCTCCTCAAGGAGCTGGGCGCCGAGATCGTCGAGCTGGACTGCCCGTCCTTCGACCTCGCGCTGTCGGCGTACTACCTGATCGCGCCCTCCGAGTGCTCCTCCAACCTCGCCCGCTTCGACGGCCTGCGCTACGGCCTGCGGACCGGCGACGACGGCTCGCACTCCGCCGAGGAGGTCACCTCCCTCACCCGTGAGGCGGGCTTCGGCCCCGAGGTCAAGCGCCGCATCATGCTGGGTACGTACGCCCTGAGCTCCGGCTACTACGACGCCTACTACGGCTCCGCGCAGAAGGTCCGCACGCTCATCACGCGGGACTTCGAGAAGGCCTTCGAGCAGGTCGACGTCATCGTGTCGCCGACCACGCCGACCACCGCCTTCGCGATCGGCGAGCGTGCCGACGACCCGATGGCGATGTACCTGGCCGACCTGTGCACCATCCCGACCAACCTCGCGGGCAACGCGGCCATGTCGCTGCCCTGCGGTCTCGCCCCGGAGGACAACCTCCCCGTCGGTCTGCAGATCATCGCCCCGGCCCTGAAGGACGACCGGCTCTACAAGGTCGGCGCCGCCGTCGAGGCCGCCTTCGTGGAAAGGTGGGGGCACCCGCTCCTGGAGGAGGCTCCGTCGCTGTGA